The following proteins come from a genomic window of Maridesulfovibrio zosterae DSM 11974:
- a CDS encoding efflux RND transporter periplasmic adaptor subunit has product MNSYIKELKNITTVVAASMMVMVFFSSGCKSAETAQAKEKPQQRAVQVDVAEVKTTSLRKEIELPGRISARRIAQVRARVAGIVLSRDFKEGSHVKKGQPLFHIDPAQFNAALSLAKADLAKAEANMVDLEATAKRYSKLIKTKSISQSEYDTAVNTYRAAKASKDAAEAAVRSSSLNLSYATVVAPISGRIGRAFITEGALVGEGEATHLATIQQLNPIYADINEPVSEYLKLKAAMNKAVHEDSAADVTVSVDNVDYVAKGKLLFSDVTVDQSSGQVSLRSEFPNDDGMLLPGMFVRIKIKLGNSRDAILVPQRAVMVGHGGTAQVYVVDSQNKVQPRAIKTGSMEEGGLWQITEGLKAGERVVINGTGKLKPGMTVSIKKVENSTVALKETDSKQQ; this is encoded by the coding sequence ATGAATAGTTATATAAAAGAGTTGAAAAATATTACGACTGTAGTCGCTGCGAGCATGATGGTGATGGTGTTTTTTAGTTCCGGTTGTAAGAGTGCCGAGACGGCGCAGGCTAAGGAAAAACCTCAGCAAAGAGCTGTTCAAGTTGATGTTGCTGAGGTTAAGACAACCTCTTTACGTAAAGAAATCGAACTCCCTGGACGTATTTCAGCTCGCAGAATTGCACAAGTTCGTGCAAGAGTCGCAGGAATTGTTCTTAGCAGAGATTTCAAAGAAGGCAGTCACGTGAAAAAAGGACAGCCTTTATTTCACATAGACCCTGCCCAGTTTAACGCAGCATTGTCCTTGGCGAAAGCAGATCTTGCAAAAGCTGAAGCTAACATGGTTGACTTGGAAGCAACTGCCAAACGTTACAGTAAACTTATCAAGACTAAATCGATCAGTCAGTCAGAGTATGACACTGCTGTAAACACATACAGAGCTGCGAAGGCGAGTAAGGATGCAGCAGAGGCGGCAGTACGTTCATCTTCTTTAAATCTCAGTTACGCAACCGTTGTAGCGCCTATTTCTGGTAGGATCGGGCGTGCTTTTATAACAGAAGGTGCGCTCGTAGGTGAGGGCGAGGCTACTCATCTGGCAACTATCCAGCAGCTTAACCCAATCTATGCAGATATTAATGAACCTGTTTCGGAATACCTTAAACTCAAGGCTGCAATGAACAAGGCAGTGCACGAAGATAGTGCTGCCGATGTGACTGTTTCTGTTGATAATGTTGATTATGTTGCAAAAGGAAAGCTTTTGTTTTCTGACGTTACAGTCGATCAAAGTAGTGGACAGGTTTCTCTTAGAAGTGAATTTCCTAACGATGATGGGATGCTGCTTCCGGGTATGTTCGTGCGCATAAAGATCAAGCTAGGCAACAGCCGTGATGCTATTTTGGTCCCACAGAGAGCCGTAATGGTCGGTCATGGCGGAACAGCACAGGTTTACGTTGTCGACAGTCAAAATAAAGTTCAGCCTCGCGCAATTAAAACCGGATCTATGGAAGAGGGTGGTCTCTGGCAGATTACTGAAGGTCTTAAAGCTGGAGAGCGCGTAGTCATTAACGGAACCGGTAAGCTTAAGCCGGGAATGACCGTCTCTATAAAGAAAGTGGAAAATTCTACCGTCGCATTAAAAGAAACTGACAGTAAACAGCAATAA
- a CDS encoding YitT family protein, producing MLEPIKSVLGKGSSFHIEFAYSVWWNLFLITCGTVITAVAVKSLAVPYEFMAGGVFGLASLIYYITELLSPGWIYFLLSIPLFIFAWVKVSRRFFWYSLYATFTTTAAYELLTIPMPVHNELYAAVACGALVGLGSGIVLRSLGSNGGLDVLAVYLFQRFNIGIGKVYIIFNAVIFSLSLTELSLDVIIASFILVFISSVVVDQTLSMFSQRKVVFIISKSIEMICHDILHEMKQSATFIKGQGAYLREDTNILMTVVNNIQLKKLEEIAFRHDEKVLLIVENTFSVMGSSFSRRKVY from the coding sequence ATGTTAGAACCAATTAAATCTGTTTTAGGCAAAGGGTCTTCATTTCATATAGAGTTTGCTTATTCCGTCTGGTGGAATCTTTTTTTGATTACATGCGGAACAGTAATCACTGCCGTAGCTGTTAAAAGCCTTGCTGTACCCTATGAGTTTATGGCTGGAGGTGTTTTTGGATTAGCTTCACTTATTTATTATATAACCGAACTGCTTTCTCCCGGCTGGATTTATTTTTTACTTAGTATTCCGCTCTTTATCTTTGCCTGGGTGAAGGTCAGTAGACGCTTTTTCTGGTATAGCCTTTACGCGACTTTTACTACTACAGCAGCTTATGAGTTACTCACAATTCCTATGCCTGTGCATAATGAGCTGTACGCAGCTGTTGCATGTGGGGCTTTGGTCGGACTAGGTTCCGGTATAGTTTTACGTTCTTTAGGTTCAAACGGTGGACTTGATGTACTTGCCGTATACCTTTTTCAAAGATTTAATATTGGAATTGGTAAGGTTTACATTATTTTTAATGCAGTTATTTTCAGCCTGAGTTTAACTGAGCTCTCTCTTGATGTGATTATTGCATCATTTATTCTTGTTTTTATTTCTTCTGTTGTTGTTGATCAAACTCTTTCAATGTTTAGCCAGAGAAAAGTTGTTTTTATTATTTCTAAAAGTATTGAAATGATTTGCCACGATATTCTTCATGAGATGAAGCAGAGTGCCACTTTTATCAAAGGGCAGGGGGCGTATTTACGTGAGGATACAAATATTTTGATGACAGTAGTCAATAATATTCAGCTCAAAAAGTTGGAAGAAATCGCATTCAGGCACGATGAAAAGGTACTACTGATTGTTGAAAACACTTTCTCTGTGATGGGATCAAGTTTTTCAAGGCGTAAAGTTTATTAG
- a CDS encoding DUF4405 domain-containing protein: MFEKIADRSFLSPAVAFTFIPVALSGLFLLFHVRFDGIKGIHQWLGLAFIIFCSFHIMVNWRCLLKYFSKREAHVALILTIVLTLTCAVLGGKNRNGSHQFHKGGVIYSEGLHK; encoded by the coding sequence ATGTTTGAAAAAATTGCAGACCGTTCGTTTCTTTCTCCGGCAGTGGCTTTTACTTTTATCCCGGTTGCTTTGTCTGGGTTATTTTTGCTGTTCCATGTTCGCTTTGATGGTATTAAAGGTATTCATCAGTGGCTTGGTCTTGCATTTATTATCTTTTGCTCATTCCATATTATGGTTAACTGGAGATGCCTGCTTAAATATTTCAGCAAAAGGGAAGCTCACGTTGCCTTGATCCTGACAATTGTTTTGACTCTTACCTGTGCTGTGTTGGGGGGTAAAAATAGGAATGGCAGTCATCAGTTTCATAAGGGTGGAGTCATTTATAGTGAGGGATTGCATAAATAG
- a CDS encoding sensor histidine kinase, giving the protein MQNSQSIKKLVVVFVLIACSVMVVSYSVLVNIFFEKGLGLAVQHRLELEASSYSAAYDKDHAARLPEAANFRTFEKYNDLSPDIKDVFSPSDFPIGKFIVVKPNIDDEDTFHFVYSWKRQDDVVLYFVYSLGDADRSEIIHSTAHGILYYSIATGLISLLVIILVAMLMMRRIARLVSHLVDWAFKLNKDNVEDSAQNFEYKELNQLAALYQDNMRRQMASIQREKRFLRNASHELRTPVAVLQTNLDWLNRLGVGSDEKFERPFRSMRKAVKNMKELIATLLWVEKKDVSSVPRHEVCVDKDLLGIIEENSYLLADKDVHVRKDIHAQSMLVPEILGRIIWSNIIRNAFQHSYEGDVEISLLDGVLIVKNAIASNAGEDSSDSFGLGLMLIQELIESIGWKLVLEEGADSYSAILYMHSLK; this is encoded by the coding sequence GTGCAGAATAGTCAGAGCATAAAAAAACTTGTTGTTGTTTTTGTTCTTATTGCATGTTCGGTAATGGTGGTTTCTTACTCTGTACTAGTGAATATCTTTTTTGAAAAAGGTTTGGGGCTTGCTGTACAGCATCGCCTGGAATTGGAGGCAAGTTCTTATTCTGCAGCGTACGATAAAGACCATGCGGCAAGACTTCCCGAAGCAGCTAATTTTAGAACTTTTGAAAAGTATAATGACTTATCTCCCGACATTAAGGACGTTTTTAGCCCTTCTGATTTTCCAATAGGAAAATTTATCGTAGTTAAACCTAATATAGATGATGAGGATACATTTCATTTTGTTTATTCATGGAAACGTCAGGATGATGTGGTCCTGTACTTTGTATATAGTCTGGGTGATGCGGATAGGTCTGAAATTATACATTCAACTGCTCACGGGATTTTATATTACTCCATAGCTACAGGCCTGATATCACTTTTGGTAATAATCCTCGTTGCCATGCTGATGATGCGCCGTATTGCAAGACTTGTCTCCCATCTGGTGGATTGGGCTTTTAAACTCAATAAAGACAATGTGGAGGATTCTGCACAAAACTTTGAGTATAAAGAGCTTAATCAACTTGCCGCTCTGTATCAGGATAATATGCGCCGTCAAATGGCTAGTATTCAAAGGGAGAAACGGTTTCTGCGTAATGCCAGTCATGAATTGCGCACTCCTGTTGCCGTGCTGCAAACCAATTTGGACTGGTTGAATCGTCTGGGGGTAGGAAGCGACGAGAAGTTTGAGAGACCCTTCCGCAGCATGCGGAAAGCTGTAAAGAATATGAAGGAACTTATAGCTACTCTGCTGTGGGTGGAGAAAAAGGATGTGAGTTCAGTTCCCAGACATGAAGTATGTGTAGATAAAGATTTACTTGGTATTATTGAAGAAAATTCATATCTATTAGCTGATAAAGATGTTCATGTCAGGAAAGATATACATGCCCAAAGCATGCTTGTTCCAGAAATACTGGGAAGGATAATCTGGAGTAACATTATCCGTAATGCCTTCCAGCACTCTTATGAGGGGGACGTTGAAATCAGTCTTTTAGATGGAGTGCTGATTGTTAAAAATGCTATTGCTTCTAATGCCGGTGAAGATTCTAGTGACAGTTTCGGGCTAGGGCTGATGCTTATTCAGGAGTTGATTGAAAGTATAGGCTGGAAGCTGGTTCTTGAAGAGGGGGCGGATTCTTACTCTGCTATATTGTACATGCACTCATTAAAGTAA
- a CDS encoding multidrug efflux RND transporter permease subunit, translating to MSRFFIDRPNFAWVVAIFILLAGVLSIPGMAVEKLPQVAPPQITIDAQYPGASATTINESVVSLIEEELNGAKGLLYYESTSSSTGSAKITVTFKPGTDPDMAQVDVQNRVQKAESRLPQSVRDQGVTIEQANSGFLMIYALRYKKDNEGKDRQLLADIMARNMNNEIRRVDGVGTLQFFASESAMRVWVDPQKLLSFGLDLSDVASAIKAQNVQVPAGSFGSRPVASDQEIQATFMVQGLLETPEEFGKILLHAGLDGSTVHLSDVAKIEIGPESYNVVSRLNGTPAAAAAVQLAPGANALGTVQRVRARLDELAKTLPSDMEIAIPLDTSTFVDVAIEKVLHTLLEAIALVFLVMFLFLQNFRYTIIPTIVVPVCVLGSFAVMNLVGFSINMMTMFGMVLAIGILVDDAIVVVENVERIMSTEGLPPREATIKAMGQISGAIVGITLVLSAVFLPLGFMSGSVGVIYRQFAISVAVSILISGFLALTLTPALCTTILKPIPKGHHEEKGGFFGWFNRLFANLGSRYQKLTGALVTRTVRCMLVYGIMLVVLGYFYMQLPESFVPTEDQGNLFVSVQLPPGATYSRTLDVIKDVEGYFKSRPAVESTFTVIGFSFSGLGENAALGVPVLKDWSKRGKGQSAQDEVGMANRVLSQNTDGSIFTVNPPPVDGMGNTGGFALRLQDRANVGRAVLTQALGMVLGKANASPIIAYAMPQWLPDAPQFRLVIDREKAETLGVSFADIKTVLSSAYGSNMVADFVNAGRVQRVVIQADAQSRKNPKSLDNLYVPNSRGGQVPMRSLIHTKWETGPVQIVRYNGYNAFKIMGDAAPGHSSGEVMAELEKIMKDLPPGIGYEWTELSYQEKYAGGQAPILFALALLVVFLLLVALYENWAIPFSVMLIVPIGALGAVAAVTILHMSNDVYFKVGLITIIGLAAKNAILIVEVAKQYYADGYSLKESAVKSAGLRFRPIIMTSMAFILGVLPLALATGAGAASQKALGVGVIGGMISATGLGVIFAPVFFVGVLSVVEFFKRKNA from the coding sequence ATGTCACGATTTTTTATTGATAGGCCCAACTTTGCCTGGGTTGTCGCTATATTTATTTTATTGGCCGGGGTTTTGTCTATTCCCGGTATGGCCGTGGAAAAGTTACCACAGGTTGCACCTCCGCAGATTACTATTGACGCACAATACCCCGGAGCTTCAGCAACGACTATCAACGAATCCGTAGTAAGTCTCATTGAAGAGGAACTTAACGGAGCAAAAGGGTTATTGTATTATGAATCTACCAGTAGCTCTACCGGTTCTGCGAAGATCACAGTTACCTTCAAGCCCGGAACAGACCCGGATATGGCTCAAGTTGATGTGCAGAACCGTGTTCAAAAGGCTGAATCTCGTCTACCTCAGTCTGTAAGAGATCAGGGTGTTACAATTGAACAGGCCAACTCCGGCTTTCTGATGATTTATGCTTTGCGTTATAAAAAAGATAACGAAGGTAAAGATCGTCAGCTTCTGGCAGATATTATGGCCCGTAATATGAATAATGAAATTCGCCGTGTTGACGGCGTGGGTACATTGCAGTTCTTTGCTTCAGAAAGTGCAATGCGTGTATGGGTCGACCCTCAGAAGCTTCTCAGTTTCGGACTTGATCTTTCTGATGTAGCCTCGGCTATTAAGGCTCAGAATGTTCAGGTCCCAGCAGGTAGTTTCGGTTCGCGTCCTGTGGCTTCAGATCAGGAGATTCAAGCGACATTCATGGTTCAGGGTCTTCTTGAAACTCCTGAAGAATTTGGAAAAATTTTGCTTCATGCCGGACTTGACGGCTCAACTGTTCATCTTTCCGATGTTGCTAAGATTGAAATAGGCCCTGAGTCCTATAATGTTGTTTCCCGTCTGAATGGTACTCCTGCTGCTGCTGCCGCAGTTCAGCTCGCTCCCGGGGCAAATGCTCTTGGAACAGTCCAGCGCGTTAGGGCTCGTCTTGATGAGCTGGCCAAAACTTTACCGTCGGATATGGAAATAGCCATTCCACTGGATACTTCCACTTTCGTCGATGTTGCTATTGAGAAAGTTCTTCATACCCTGCTGGAAGCTATCGCACTTGTTTTTCTGGTAATGTTTCTGTTTTTGCAGAATTTTCGCTATACAATTATTCCTACCATTGTTGTCCCCGTGTGCGTGCTTGGCTCATTTGCAGTTATGAATTTAGTTGGTTTCTCCATCAACATGATGACTATGTTCGGAATGGTTCTAGCCATCGGTATTCTTGTTGATGATGCGATTGTTGTTGTTGAGAACGTAGAGCGCATAATGTCTACTGAAGGGTTGCCGCCACGTGAAGCAACAATCAAAGCTATGGGGCAGATCTCAGGCGCAATCGTCGGTATTACTCTGGTTCTTTCTGCTGTATTCCTTCCGCTTGGTTTTATGAGCGGTTCTGTCGGTGTTATTTATCGCCAGTTCGCAATTTCAGTTGCTGTTTCAATTTTGATTTCCGGATTTTTGGCTCTGACACTGACTCCAGCTCTTTGTACGACAATACTTAAGCCTATTCCAAAAGGACATCATGAAGAGAAAGGTGGCTTTTTTGGATGGTTTAACAGGCTTTTTGCTAATCTTGGAAGTCGTTATCAAAAGTTGACTGGAGCACTTGTTACACGGACAGTAAGATGTATGCTTGTATATGGTATTATGCTTGTTGTTCTTGGTTATTTTTATATGCAGCTCCCTGAGTCATTTGTTCCGACAGAGGATCAGGGGAACCTTTTTGTCAGTGTTCAGCTTCCTCCTGGGGCAACATATTCAAGAACACTTGATGTTATAAAAGATGTTGAAGGTTATTTTAAATCACGCCCTGCCGTTGAATCGACTTTTACTGTTATCGGATTCAGTTTCTCCGGTCTGGGTGAAAATGCCGCTCTTGGAGTTCCTGTTTTAAAGGACTGGTCAAAACGTGGAAAGGGACAGTCCGCACAAGATGAAGTAGGTATGGCCAACAGAGTCCTTTCCCAGAATACTGACGGTTCTATTTTTACTGTTAACCCCCCTCCTGTTGACGGGATGGGTAATACCGGCGGGTTTGCCTTACGTCTTCAGGATCGAGCCAACGTTGGTCGAGCTGTGCTCACACAAGCTTTGGGAATGGTTTTGGGCAAAGCTAATGCTTCCCCTATCATTGCCTACGCCATGCCTCAGTGGCTGCCTGATGCTCCGCAGTTTCGACTGGTTATAGATCGTGAGAAAGCGGAAACTCTTGGAGTAAGTTTTGCTGATATCAAGACAGTGCTCTCCAGTGCTTACGGTTCAAATATGGTCGCAGACTTTGTTAACGCCGGAAGGGTGCAAAGAGTCGTTATTCAGGCTGATGCTCAAAGTCGTAAGAATCCTAAGAGTCTGGACAATCTGTATGTGCCTAACTCAAGAGGAGGGCAGGTTCCTATGAGGTCTTTGATCCACACTAAGTGGGAGACCGGACCTGTACAGATTGTCCGCTATAACGGTTACAATGCTTTCAAAATAATGGGGGATGCTGCTCCGGGACATAGTTCCGGAGAAGTTATGGCCGAACTTGAAAAGATTATGAAAGATCTTCCTCCCGGAATAGGATATGAATGGACAGAGCTTTCATATCAGGAAAAATATGCAGGAGGGCAGGCTCCTATCTTGTTCGCTCTCGCGCTGCTTGTCGTTTTTCTTTTACTGGTTGCTCTGTATGAAAACTGGGCTATTCCGTTTTCCGTTATGCTCATTGTCCCAATTGGAGCTTTAGGAGCGGTTGCTGCTGTAACCATTTTACATATGTCCAATGATGTTTACTTCAAAGTTGGACTGATCACTATTATCGGCCTTGCTGCAAAAAACGCTATTCTTATTGTTGAAGTGGCCAAACAGTATTATGCTGATGGTTACAGTTTGAAGGAGTCAGCCGTTAAAAGTGCCGGTTTGCGTTTCCGGCCGATCATTATGACTTCTATGGCTTTTATTCTAGGTGTTCTTCCTCTTGCTCTTGCAACAGGAGCAGGAGCAGCAAGTCAGAAGGCTCTTGGTGTAGGTGTTATCGGGGGTATGATCAGCGCAACAGGACTCGGTGTTATTTTCGCTCCTGTTTTCTTTGTCGGGGTACTTTCAGTCGTTGAGTTTTTTAAAAGAAAAAATGCATAA
- a CDS encoding DUF2391 family protein, which produces MKEWSFNFEDLSQLSIGAFALAVPISFSEEAWRLGETLPVLNLVYITGLSILSLALFTYQVVFQGEIKKRRLGFILRVFLAYIITGVVVALVLTSIDKFPMATEPLIAVRRLIVVAMPASMGAIVVDGLDKE; this is translated from the coding sequence ATGAAAGAATGGAGTTTCAATTTTGAAGACCTGAGTCAATTGTCCATAGGGGCTTTTGCCTTGGCTGTCCCCATATCATTCTCCGAAGAAGCCTGGCGTCTGGGTGAGACTTTGCCGGTATTGAATTTGGTCTATATTACCGGTTTATCGATTTTAAGCTTAGCTTTGTTTACATATCAAGTCGTTTTTCAAGGAGAAATCAAGAAAAGACGCTTGGGTTTTATCTTGAGAGTCTTTTTGGCTTATATAATCACCGGAGTCGTCGTTGCCTTAGTCCTTACGTCTATTGATAAATTTCCAATGGCTACAGAGCCTCTGATTGCCGTTCGAAGATTGATAGTAGTTGCAATGCCGGCTTCTATGGGCGCGATTGTTGTTGATGGCCTTGATAAAGAGTGA
- a CDS encoding response regulator transcription factor, whose amino-acid sequence MGISVLLVEDDYDLAAAVVGSLELEGISCDHASNGMHGYELATQNDYDVLMFDVMLPRLSGIGLCDKLRKEGLDTPVLMLTALDTLDDKTAGFNAGTDDYLTKPFDMEELLLRIRALSRRYSRQSRKFIAAGLEMNLDTHEVWRNGQSLNLTPTEWKLLQELVMNSPKVVSRAKLEQAVWGDSIPSQSLLKVYLNKLRKKVDGPDFCPIIHTVPGVGVVLRQEDECAE is encoded by the coding sequence GTGGGAATATCCGTATTGCTTGTAGAGGACGATTATGATTTAGCCGCAGCTGTTGTAGGCTCTCTTGAGCTTGAAGGTATTAGTTGTGACCACGCCTCCAATGGGATGCATGGGTATGAATTAGCTACCCAGAATGATTATGATGTCCTGATGTTTGATGTAATGCTTCCTCGATTGAGCGGAATTGGTTTGTGCGATAAATTGAGGAAGGAGGGCTTGGATACCCCTGTTCTGATGCTTACTGCATTGGATACACTTGATGATAAAACTGCCGGGTTTAATGCGGGTACGGACGACTATCTGACGAAACCTTTTGATATGGAAGAATTGCTGCTTCGTATTAGAGCTTTATCCAGGCGCTATAGTCGTCAGTCACGCAAATTTATTGCTGCCGGTCTGGAAATGAATCTTGATACTCATGAAGTATGGCGTAATGGGCAGTCTCTCAATTTGACTCCTACTGAGTGGAAATTGCTTCAGGAACTTGTGATGAACAGTCCCAAAGTTGTCTCACGTGCCAAACTGGAACAGGCTGTCTGGGGTGATTCAATTCCGTCTCAGAGTCTTTTGAAGGTTTATCTAAATAAACTCCGCAAGAAAGTTGACGGTCCTGATTTCTGTCCAATCATCCACACTGTTCCCGGAGTAGGGGTTGTTCTAAGACAGGAGGACGAATGTGCAGAATAG
- the aldA gene encoding aldehyde dehydrogenase, with protein sequence MNTYQQYINGEFRNADSNEQFAVINPFTEKIIAMAPKGGKHDAELALEAASVAQKEWAAKSCIERAGFLKKMAEVIRENREMLARTLAEEQAKIFPLAQVEIDATAEYFDYYAGWARKYEGEVIESDRTNENILLYRQPIGVVVGICPWNFPFFVMARKVAPSILTGCTIVLKPSSETPNTTFEFAKLVSSIGLPNGVLNFVSGGGSTLGDALVRSSQVGLVTLTGSVETGQRIIASTAENITKTSLELGGKAPVIICADCDMDMAVKAVVDSRIIFSGQVCNCAERVYVEAPVYDEFMDKVTRAMAAVAYGDPFADPAPNMSCQINSAQLTKIEGMVAKALEEGAEVLVGGSRCEDQPTGFFYKPTLLASCTQDMEIIRKEIFGPVLPVVKVTDFDEALNMANDCEFGLTSSIFTNNISKMMRAINELKFGETYVNREHFEAIQGFHAGWRKSGIGGADGKHGLYEYLQTHVAYIQY encoded by the coding sequence ATGAACACTTATCAGCAATACATTAATGGTGAATTCCGTAATGCGGATTCCAATGAGCAGTTTGCGGTTATCAATCCTTTTACCGAGAAGATAATAGCCATGGCTCCGAAAGGAGGCAAGCATGATGCTGAACTTGCTCTGGAAGCTGCTAGCGTGGCCCAGAAGGAGTGGGCAGCTAAATCTTGCATAGAGCGTGCTGGTTTCTTGAAGAAAATGGCAGAGGTTATCCGGGAAAATCGAGAAATGTTGGCTCGGACTTTAGCTGAAGAACAGGCTAAAATTTTTCCTTTAGCTCAAGTTGAAATTGATGCAACAGCTGAATACTTTGATTATTATGCAGGGTGGGCACGTAAATACGAGGGCGAGGTCATTGAGAGTGACAGGACCAATGAAAATATACTCCTTTATCGCCAGCCTATTGGTGTGGTTGTGGGGATTTGCCCATGGAACTTTCCATTTTTCGTAATGGCCCGCAAGGTAGCTCCATCCATTCTTACCGGTTGCACTATTGTCCTTAAGCCAAGTAGTGAGACGCCTAATACGACTTTTGAGTTTGCTAAATTGGTTTCCAGTATAGGTCTGCCAAACGGAGTACTTAATTTTGTTTCCGGTGGTGGCAGCACTTTGGGTGATGCTTTGGTTCGCAGTTCACAGGTTGGATTGGTTACTCTTACCGGTAGTGTTGAAACCGGTCAGCGAATCATTGCATCCACTGCTGAGAACATCACCAAGACATCACTTGAGTTGGGTGGTAAGGCCCCTGTTATTATTTGTGCAGATTGCGATATGGATATGGCGGTCAAAGCTGTAGTTGATTCAAGAATTATTTTTTCAGGACAGGTCTGCAACTGCGCAGAGCGTGTCTACGTCGAGGCTCCTGTTTACGATGAATTTATGGATAAAGTTACCAGAGCTATGGCTGCGGTTGCTTACGGTGATCCGTTTGCTGATCCAGCTCCGAATATGTCTTGTCAGATTAATTCGGCTCAGCTCACCAAAATTGAGGGAATGGTGGCTAAGGCCCTGGAAGAAGGGGCTGAAGTCCTTGTCGGAGGATCACGTTGTGAAGATCAGCCTACAGGATTTTTCTACAAGCCGACATTGCTGGCCAGTTGTACACAGGATATGGAGATTATACGCAAAGAAATCTTTGGTCCTGTCCTGCCTGTGGTAAAAGTTACTGATTTCGATGAGGCGCTTAATATGGCTAATGATTGTGAGTTCGGCTTGACCTCATCTATATTTACCAATAATATTAGTAAAATGATGCGTGCTATCAATGAACTTAAGTTCGGTGAAACTTACGTAAACCGAGAGCACTTTGAAGCTATTCAGGGATTTCATGCTGGATGGCGTAAATCCGGTATCGGTGGTGCTGATGGTAAGCACGGTTTGTATGAGTATCTTCAGACTCATGTAGCTTATATTCAGTATTAA
- the ybaK gene encoding Cys-tRNA(Pro) deacylase, which translates to MTPAINIAKKKKILFTVHEYEHDPAAESYGVEAAEKLGVDPDRVFKTLVVANDKNLIVAVVPVMKRLDLKLLAKAVGVKKVGMADVKIVERTTGYVVGGVSPLGQKKLLPTYIDSSAEGCETIFVSAGRRGVDIELSPDDLVKLLKASYKAFAK; encoded by the coding sequence ATGACTCCTGCAATTAATATAGCCAAAAAGAAAAAGATTCTATTTACTGTCCATGAATATGAACACGATCCGGCAGCTGAATCATACGGCGTCGAAGCAGCTGAAAAGCTGGGGGTTGACCCCGACAGAGTATTTAAGACTCTTGTAGTGGCAAATGACAAGAATCTGATAGTAGCAGTTGTTCCGGTTATGAAGCGGTTAGACCTTAAATTGCTGGCGAAAGCTGTTGGTGTAAAAAAGGTAGGCATGGCGGACGTAAAGATTGTGGAACGGACAACAGGGTATGTTGTCGGTGGCGTCAGTCCTCTCGGCCAAAAAAAATTGCTCCCGACTTATATTGATAGTTCAGCAGAAGGGTGTGAAACCATTTTTGTCAGTGCCGGACGCAGGGGAGTGGATATAGAACTTTCTCCAGATGATCTTGTTAAACTTCTGAAGGCATCCTACAAAGCGTTCGCTAAATAA